Proteins from one Mycobacterium sp. HUMS_12744610 genomic window:
- a CDS encoding type II toxin-antitoxin system Phd/YefM family antitoxin, whose amino-acid sequence MTINVNIHEAKTHLSRLLERVADGERVVISKAGKPVADLVPHQAVDVAFGGLRGQITYDDSSFDVDPEIQEMFYGARHHGDASS is encoded by the coding sequence GTGACGATAAACGTGAACATCCACGAGGCGAAGACCCATCTGTCTCGACTCCTCGAACGGGTGGCGGACGGCGAGCGTGTCGTCATCTCGAAGGCCGGCAAGCCCGTGGCGGATCTGGTGCCGCATCAGGCTGTCGATGTCGCGTTCGGTGGACTGCGCGGCCAAATCACCTACGACGACTCTTCCTTCGACGTCGATCCAGAAATTCAGGAGATGTTCTACGGCGCACGTCACCACGGCGATGCTTCTTCTTGA
- a CDS encoding type II toxin-antitoxin system VapC family toxin gives MLDDNPRLGQNARAAIGSARGVHVSTATVWELTIKTMLGKLSVPTPLSAVLTGQGLLLLDVTAEHAEAIRDYPELTRHDPFDRLLVAQADRAGLRLLTADRVLIGLKKAFILDATK, from the coding sequence ATGCTCGATGACAACCCACGGCTCGGTCAAAACGCTCGCGCTGCAATCGGTTCGGCGCGAGGTGTGCACGTCTCGACCGCAACCGTGTGGGAATTGACCATCAAGACGATGCTCGGCAAGCTTTCCGTGCCGACCCCTCTTTCCGCCGTCCTGACTGGGCAGGGCCTCCTACTGCTGGACGTCACCGCCGAGCACGCCGAAGCGATTCGCGACTATCCCGAATTGACGCGGCACGACCCGTTCGACCGGCTCCTCGTCGCCCAGGCCGATCGTGCCGGCTTGCGACTGCTCACCGCCGACCGGGTGCTGATCGGACTGAAGAAGGCGTTCATTCTCGACGCCACGAAGTGA
- a CDS encoding PIN domain-containing protein, protein MEFVDTNILLYAYDAAAGERHDRATALVERLWRERRGAVSVQVLQEFYVNATRKVAKTIDTEVAVDMLKSLMRWRVHSPLPDDVIAAAMLSSRYQLSFWDAMIVRSAAELRCDTLWTEDLNEGQVIEGVRLSNPFARG, encoded by the coding sequence ATGGAGTTCGTCGACACCAACATCTTGCTCTACGCATACGATGCGGCGGCCGGTGAACGGCACGACAGGGCCACCGCGCTGGTCGAGCGGCTGTGGCGAGAGCGGCGCGGGGCAGTCAGCGTTCAGGTTCTGCAGGAGTTTTACGTCAACGCGACACGCAAGGTCGCAAAGACGATCGATACCGAAGTCGCGGTCGACATGCTGAAAAGCCTGATGCGATGGCGGGTCCATTCGCCGCTGCCCGATGACGTGATCGCTGCGGCGATGTTGTCCAGTCGCTACCAGCTTTCCTTCTGGGACGCCATGATCGTCCGCAGTGCCGCCGAATTGCGTTGCGACACTTTGTGGACCGAGGACCTCAACGAGGGCCAGGTCATCGAAGGAGTACGGCTGAGCAATCCGTTCGCCCGCGGATAA
- a CDS encoding DUF6364 family protein yields MATKNITLSMPEELVRRAKVLAAQHDMSVSSLVARLLEQLVGDVRDYDEVAELERRRMNGGLGLQVGPITWSREEVHER; encoded by the coding sequence GTGGCGACCAAGAACATCACGCTGTCGATGCCCGAGGAATTGGTACGCCGCGCGAAGGTGCTGGCCGCCCAGCACGATATGTCCGTGTCGAGTCTGGTTGCCAGGCTGCTCGAGCAACTCGTCGGCGACGTGCGCGACTACGACGAAGTGGCCGAACTCGAGCGTCGCCGCATGAACGGAGGGCTCGGCCTTCAGGTCGGGCCGATCACCTGGTCCCGTGAAGAGGTTCACGAACGCTGA